From Rutidosis leptorrhynchoides isolate AG116_Rl617_1_P2 chromosome 3, CSIRO_AGI_Rlap_v1, whole genome shotgun sequence, a single genomic window includes:
- the LOC139899961 gene encoding F-box/FBD/LRR-repeat protein At1g13570-like has translation MESTSSVSTCEASKFAVEDVINTMLSNVVSCILDFLPLQDAVRTSILSRNWRYKWTMINQVVFDNDFFEYIMRTKGDVDGRIITRVLVYHEGSITKFVLDIPRHKRFDDDDIYLWAKLLSTKSVKEIVIVNKNITPIVLPTLLFSCVDLKHLKLCRCCFHVNAAAAAASLGCFPKLLSLEFDLVNSWELVIGSDIFQLVGFLPKLHRLTLDLHNCSRFMVDAAAAGNLKVLQVLDLDYDNCAMVSFFFDLIQGSPNLEILRIRAINKDRVFPSPVTLDQVKAGITGYLQQLRNVDFVYLKDSHV, from the exons ATGGAATCGACTTCATCTGTTAGTACGTGTGAAGCATCTAAATTTGCAGTGGAAGATGTTATAAACACGATGCTGAGCAATGTAGTAAGTTGTATTCTAGATTTTTTGCCATTACAAGATGCTGTGAGGACCAGCATCTTGTCCAGAAATTGGAGGTATAAGTGGACTATGATCAACCAAGTTGTTTTTGACAATGACTTTTTTGAGTACATAATGAGAACAAAAGGGGACGTTGATGGAAGGATTATAACTAGAGTTCTTGTTTATCACGAAGGCTCCATAACAAAATTTGTCCTTGACATACCACGTCACAAGAGATTTGATGATGACGATATCTATCTTTGGGCTAAGTTACTATCTACAAAAAGTGTCAAAGAGATCGTTATTGTAAATAAGAACATAACACCGATTGTGTTGCCTACCCTTCTTTTCTCTTGTGTGGATTTGAAACATTTGAAACTTTGTCGTTGTTGTTTTCATGttaatgctgctgctgctgctgctagtcTTGGTTGCTTTCCGAAACTTTTGTCATTGGAGTTCGATTTGGTAAATTCTTGGGAGTTAGTTATAG GTTCGGATATCTTTCAGCTCGTGGGCTTTCTTCCAAAGCTTCATAGGCTCACTCTAGATCTTCATAACTGCAGCAGG tTCATGGTAGACGCTGCCGCTGCTGGAAACCTTAAGGTTCTTCAGGTTTTGGACCTTGATTATGACAATTGCGCAATGGTCTCCTTTTTCTTTGACTTGATTCAGGGGTCCCCGAATTTGGAAATCCTTAGGATAAGG GCCATAAACAAGGATCGTGTCTTTCCATCTCCTGTTACTCTCGACCAAGTAAAAGCCGGCATAACGGGTTACCTGCAGCAGCTTCGGAATGTGGACTTTGTATACCTCAAAGACTCGCACGtttag